In a single window of the Methanofollis ethanolicus genome:
- a CDS encoding secondary thiamine-phosphate synthase enzyme YjbQ: protein MVYQEEITVTTHGEGEIVDLTLAVRRCVAASGTVTGACTLFLIGSTAALTTIEYEDGVLRDLADALERVAPSGIAYAHDARWGDGNGRSHVRASLVGPSLVVPVQDGALRLGTWQQIVLLELDVREHRERTVLCTVIP from the coding sequence ATGGTCTACCAGGAAGAGATCACCGTCACCACCCATGGCGAAGGAGAGATCGTCGACCTCACCCTCGCGGTGCGACGGTGCGTCGCCGCAAGCGGCACCGTGACCGGCGCCTGCACCCTCTTTCTCATCGGGTCGACCGCCGCCCTCACCACCATCGAATACGAAGACGGCGTCCTCCGCGACCTTGCAGACGCCCTCGAACGCGTCGCCCCCTCCGGCATCGCCTATGCCCACGACGCACGCTGGGGAGACGGCAACGGCCGCTCGCACGTGCGGGCGTCCCTTGTCGGCCCGTCGCTCGTCGTCCCTGTCCAGGACGGGGCGTTACGCCTCGGCACCTGGCAGCAGATCGTCCTCCTCGAACTCGACGTCAGGGAGCACCGGGAGCGGACCGTCCTGTGCACGGTCATCCCCTGA
- a CDS encoding UPF0147 family protein — MATPQETINVCIQMLQHISEDNTIPRNIRRVADETKTLLMNEEKSIGFRAAEAISTIDEISNDPNMPVHARTRIWELVSQLESIPLD, encoded by the coding sequence ATGGCCACTCCACAAGAAACGATAAATGTCTGTATCCAGATGCTTCAGCATATTTCCGAAGATAACACAATCCCACGGAACATCCGCAGGGTTGCCGACGAAACAAAGACCCTTCTTATGAACGAGGAAAAGAGTATCGGGTTCAGGGCAGCAGAGGCCATCTCCACCATTGACGAGATCAGCAACGACCCGAACATGCCGGTTCACGCCCGCACCCGCATCTGGGAACTTGTCTCGCAGCTTGAGAGCATCCCTCTCGACTGA
- a CDS encoding Sjogren's syndrome/scleroderma autoantigen 1 family protein: MAEKKPEDIMAEYLLKGGKMLAKECKTCGSPLFEYRGKTFCVVCAERGAEGERAPAPVATPATAAVPRPAGSAEAGIEGAIASLCARVEGEQDERRCLTLMEAVLAGAEALRMLRQP; this comes from the coding sequence ATGGCAGAGAAAAAACCCGAGGACATCATGGCCGAATACCTCCTGAAAGGAGGCAAAATGCTTGCAAAGGAGTGCAAAACATGCGGATCTCCTCTCTTCGAGTACAGGGGGAAGACATTCTGCGTTGTCTGTGCCGAGAGAGGTGCGGAGGGTGAGCGCGCCCCGGCGCCCGTCGCAACGCCCGCGACCGCCGCCGTACCCCGGCCTGCAGGGTCGGCCGAGGCCGGGATCGAAGGGGCGATCGCCTCCCTCTGCGCCCGCGTCGAAGGCGAGCAGGACGAGCGGCGCTGCCTCACCCTTATGGAAGCCGTGCTCGCCGGTGCCGAGGCCCTCCGGATGCTCCGTCAACCATAA
- a CDS encoding DEAD/DEAH box helicase has translation MNYLTHPLIRPESLEERRYQLAIALKAMDAHTMVVLPTGLGKTAVALIVAASRLYREGGRLLVLAPTKPLVEQHLRYFSERLALPEGACAIFTGATGPDDRKMAWDGAQAIFATPQVIKNDLIAGRYSLDDVTLLVVDECHRAVGNYAYVFLARRYLSTAAKPLLLAMTASPGGDHGKVEEVMENLGVVQVETRTESDADVRPYVHEREMEYLSVDLPGELGLAIADLNILLDSRLAALNRAEFHAPVRDKLSMKALNRLNAEIQGRIAQRDQAGFMAASIYAELMKLRHAVSLAEAQGSRVLTAYLEKLASEGRSGSGTKASIRLAADPVFQRLCDRAASWDGELHPKVGLAVSLVAEQAREHPESRTILFASFRDTVGLLVGALADAGIHAERFVGQASRDAEKGLSQKQQIDVLKRFREGEFPAIVSTSVGEEGLDVPSTDLVVFYEAVPSEIRSIQRKGRTGRSGAGRIVVLTTKGTSDEVYRFVSQQREKAMIKGIRKLRDSGAPAPVQMSIGAFAAPPAPAPSGPAITVDDREMASRVAETLSDLGLRVTLTRLEVGDYAVGDRILVERKTVQDFADTLVERDLLGQVRELAAAAVRPVLIVEGEGDLYAARDIHPNAIRGALAAITVGMGVSVLFTRSAEETAEMLAVLAKREESEGGGERKLPSGKTFATAVEQQENVIAAFPEVGLKSARALLEHFGSVQAVIDAEKEDLMKVKGIGEKTAGTILDLSRRPYG, from the coding sequence ATGAACTACCTCACCCACCCCCTCATCAGGCCGGAAAGCCTGGAGGAGCGGCGTTATCAACTCGCCATCGCCCTGAAGGCGATGGACGCCCACACGATGGTGGTCCTCCCGACGGGTCTCGGGAAGACCGCCGTCGCCCTGATCGTGGCGGCGTCGCGGCTGTACCGCGAGGGGGGGAGGCTGCTCGTCCTCGCGCCGACAAAGCCCCTGGTCGAACAGCACCTCCGCTATTTCTCCGAGCGCCTCGCCCTGCCTGAGGGCGCCTGTGCGATCTTCACCGGCGCCACCGGCCCCGACGACCGGAAAATGGCGTGGGACGGTGCGCAGGCAATCTTTGCGACGCCGCAAGTGATCAAGAACGACCTGATCGCGGGGAGGTACTCGCTCGACGATGTCACTCTCCTCGTCGTGGACGAGTGCCACCGGGCGGTCGGGAACTATGCCTATGTCTTTCTTGCCCGGCGTTACCTATCGACGGCGGCAAAACCCCTCCTCCTTGCGATGACCGCAAGTCCGGGCGGCGACCACGGGAAGGTGGAGGAGGTGATGGAAAACCTCGGCGTCGTGCAGGTCGAGACGAGGACCGAGTCAGACGCCGACGTCCGCCCGTACGTCCACGAGCGGGAGATGGAGTACCTCTCGGTGGACCTGCCCGGCGAACTTGGCCTTGCCATCGCCGACCTGAACATCCTCCTCGATTCCCGCCTGGCCGCCCTGAACAGGGCCGAGTTCCACGCCCCTGTCCGGGACAAACTCTCCATGAAGGCTCTCAACCGTCTCAACGCCGAGATCCAGGGACGGATCGCACAGCGCGACCAGGCGGGTTTCATGGCGGCCTCGATCTATGCCGAATTGATGAAACTCCGCCACGCCGTCTCCCTTGCCGAGGCGCAGGGGAGTCGCGTCCTCACCGCGTACCTCGAAAAACTCGCGTCCGAGGGGAGGTCGGGGAGCGGGACAAAGGCAAGCATACGTCTTGCAGCCGACCCGGTCTTCCAGCGTCTCTGCGACCGGGCGGCGTCGTGGGACGGCGAACTCCACCCCAAGGTCGGGCTGGCCGTTTCTCTTGTCGCAGAACAGGCGCGGGAGCACCCGGAGAGCCGGACGATCCTCTTTGCAAGTTTCCGGGACACGGTCGGCCTCCTCGTCGGCGCCCTCGCCGACGCCGGCATTCATGCCGAGCGTTTTGTCGGGCAAGCGTCCCGTGACGCGGAGAAGGGGCTCTCCCAGAAGCAGCAGATCGATGTCCTGAAGAGGTTCAGGGAGGGGGAGTTCCCGGCGATCGTCTCGACGTCGGTCGGCGAGGAGGGTCTCGACGTCCCGTCGACCGACCTTGTCGTCTTCTACGAGGCGGTCCCGTCGGAGATCAGAAGTATCCAGAGGAAGGGGAGGACCGGCAGGAGCGGCGCCGGCAGGATCGTCGTCCTCACCACGAAGGGTACGTCGGACGAGGTCTACCGCTTCGTCTCCCAGCAGAGAGAGAAGGCGATGATCAAGGGTATCCGCAAACTCAGGGATTCCGGCGCGCCCGCTCCTGTCCAGATGAGCATCGGGGCATTTGCCGCGCCGCCCGCACCGGCACCGTCGGGACCGGCGATCACGGTGGACGACCGGGAGATGGCGTCCCGCGTCGCCGAGACTCTCTCAGACCTCGGGCTTCGGGTCACCCTGACGCGCCTGGAGGTCGGTGACTATGCCGTCGGCGACCGCATCCTTGTCGAGAGGAAGACGGTGCAGGACTTCGCGGACACTCTGGTCGAGCGTGACCTCCTCGGGCAGGTGCGGGAGCTGGCGGCCGCGGCGGTGAGGCCGGTGCTGATCGTCGAGGGCGAGGGCGACCTGTATGCGGCGCGGGACATCCATCCGAATGCGATCCGGGGTGCCCTTGCAGCGATCACGGTGGGGATGGGGGTCTCTGTCCTCTTCACGCGGTCGGCCGAGGAGACCGCGGAGATGCTCGCCGTGCTCGCAAAGCGCGAGGAAAGCGAAGGGGGCGGTGAGCGGAAGTTGCCGTCGGGAAAGACTTTTGCAACTGCAGTCGAGCAGCAGGAGAACGTGATCGCCGCCTTCCCCGAGGTCGGGCTGAAGAGTGCCCGGGCTCTCCTCGAACATTTCGGGTCTGTGCAAGCGGTCATCGACGCGGAAAAAGAGGACCTGATGAAGGTGAAGGGGATCGGAGAGAAGACTGCCGGGACGATCCTTGACCTCAGTCGCCGCCCTTATGGTTGA
- the glyS gene encoding glycine--tRNA ligase, translated as MSDIYDKVIELAKRRGFVWPSAEVYGAVAGFIDYGPLGAMMKRRIEAIWRHYYVIREGYYEIECPTVGTESIYVASGHVKGFADKMCQCPHCNEYFRADHLAEACGIHNAGILSKEDLAKAVAPARCPACDEVFGSVEVFDFNLMFQTTIGPGSQRRGYLRPETAQGMFTDFSRLSRFYRMKLPFGAVQIGKSYRNEISPRQGMIRLREFTQAEAEIFVHPEEKRHPNFSRYADYTVDLWGIEQQQKDLPAITKTMREAVDEGIIANEYIAYYLALTHELLVTIGIDPARMRFRQHLPDERAHYAIDCWDAEVLSDRFGWVETVGIADRTDYDLRAHSKESGDSMTVFVPFAEARKEKRLRIVADMGTLGPKYRGKAKKIADALAEAAPGPDGADVVVDGETYHIPGDLYTVSEEEVEVRGVEVRPHVIEPSYGIDRMIYGVLEHAYGEEMVEGEERRVLHFAPCVAPVQVAVFPLVNKDGLDATAREIALDLQDGGILADYDDNGAIGRRYRRQDEIGTPFAVTIDYETKEKGTVTLRDRDSMEQVRLPIADVHATLMSLVSGHTRFADLKQA; from the coding sequence GTGAGTGATATCTACGATAAAGTCATAGAGCTGGCAAAACGCCGCGGTTTTGTCTGGCCCTCCGCAGAAGTCTATGGTGCGGTTGCAGGGTTCATCGATTACGGCCCCCTCGGTGCGATGATGAAACGCCGGATCGAGGCGATCTGGAGGCATTACTATGTCATCAGGGAGGGCTACTACGAGATCGAGTGCCCGACCGTCGGGACAGAATCTATATATGTTGCCTCCGGGCATGTGAAGGGCTTCGCCGACAAGATGTGCCAGTGCCCCCACTGCAACGAGTACTTCCGGGCCGACCACCTTGCCGAGGCTTGCGGCATCCACAACGCCGGTATTCTCTCGAAAGAGGATCTTGCGAAGGCTGTCGCTCCTGCCAGGTGCCCGGCCTGCGACGAAGTCTTCGGCAGCGTCGAGGTCTTCGACTTCAACCTGATGTTCCAGACGACGATCGGTCCGGGTTCGCAGAGGCGGGGATACCTGCGGCCTGAGACGGCGCAGGGCATGTTCACCGACTTCTCCCGTCTCTCCCGCTTTTACCGGATGAAACTCCCCTTCGGTGCGGTCCAGATCGGCAAGTCGTACAGGAACGAGATCTCTCCCAGGCAGGGCATGATCCGCCTGCGCGAGTTCACCCAGGCCGAGGCCGAGATCTTCGTCCACCCCGAGGAGAAGAGACACCCGAATTTCTCCCGCTATGCCGACTATACAGTCGATCTCTGGGGGATCGAGCAGCAGCAGAAAGATCTGCCCGCGATCACGAAGACGATGCGCGAGGCGGTGGACGAGGGGATCATCGCCAACGAGTATATCGCGTACTACCTGGCCCTCACCCACGAGCTCCTGGTCACCATCGGGATCGACCCCGCACGGATGCGTTTCAGGCAGCACCTGCCCGACGAGAGGGCGCACTATGCGATCGACTGCTGGGACGCCGAGGTTCTCTCCGACCGCTTTGGCTGGGTCGAGACAGTCGGCATCGCGGACAGGACAGACTACGACCTGCGCGCTCATTCGAAGGAGAGCGGCGACTCCATGACCGTCTTCGTCCCCTTCGCCGAGGCACGGAAGGAGAAGAGGTTGCGGATCGTCGCGGACATGGGCACTCTCGGGCCGAAGTACCGCGGTAAGGCGAAGAAGATCGCCGACGCCCTTGCAGAGGCCGCGCCCGGCCCTGACGGCGCCGATGTTGTCGTCGACGGTGAGACCTACCACATCCCCGGTGACCTCTACACTGTCAGCGAGGAGGAGGTCGAGGTCCGCGGCGTCGAGGTGCGGCCTCATGTCATCGAGCCCTCGTACGGTATCGACAGGATGATCTACGGCGTCCTCGAACACGCCTACGGCGAGGAGATGGTCGAGGGCGAGGAGAGGCGCGTGTTGCACTTCGCACCCTGTGTCGCCCCGGTCCAGGTTGCCGTCTTCCCACTCGTGAACAAGGACGGCCTCGACGCCACGGCGCGGGAGATCGCCCTCGACCTCCAGGACGGCGGCATCCTTGCCGACTACGATGACAACGGTGCCATTGGCAGGCGGTACCGCCGCCAGGATGAGATCGGGACTCCCTTTGCCGTCACCATCGACTACGAGACGAAGGAGAAGGGCACGGTCACCCTGCGCGACCGCGACTCCATGGAGCAGGTGCGCCTCCCGATCGCCGACGTTCATGCAACGCTCATGTCGCTCGTCTCCGGTCACACGCGGTTTGCAGACCTGAAACAGGCATGA
- a CDS encoding response regulator receiver protein: protein MPADKRKKELLALFQDITSKTEIVEPMKKIHGSLRDRDAVGREVALIMREILDLGFFQTKLSPRQLATLVISFNEERNDTEIARELGNEKLAKTVARARVRLKLFRDSDFDMPFDRKYLSELVASEKTMNEISALLGISSSSLREYRHVIAMEEDATLDPFLERIKDVLEDRDLTEQMTRGLVNDGLSEAIDATEAELIDVT from the coding sequence ATGCCAGCAGACAAGAGAAAAAAGGAACTCCTTGCACTCTTCCAGGACATCACCAGCAAGACGGAGATAGTCGAGCCGATGAAGAAGATCCATGGGAGTCTCAGGGACCGCGATGCGGTTGGTCGCGAGGTCGCACTGATCATGCGCGAGATTCTGGATCTGGGGTTCTTCCAGACCAAACTCTCCCCCCGCCAGCTTGCGACTCTGGTCATCTCCTTCAATGAAGAGAGAAACGACACCGAAATCGCGCGTGAACTCGGCAATGAGAAACTTGCAAAGACTGTGGCGCGGGCACGCGTGAGGCTGAAGCTCTTCAGGGACTCGGACTTCGACATGCCTTTCGACCGGAAGTACCTCTCCGAGCTGGTCGCATCGGAGAAGACGATGAACGAGATCTCGGCACTTCTCGGGATCAGTTCCTCGTCCCTCAGGGAATACCGGCACGTGATCGCCATGGAAGAGGACGCAACGCTCGACCCCTTCTTGGAGCGGATCAAGGACGTCCTCGAAGACCGCGACCTCACCGAGCAGATGACCCGCGGCCTCGTCAATGACGGCCTTTCTGAAGCGATCGATGCGACAGAAGCCGAACTGATCGACGTGACCTGA
- a CDS encoding metal-dependent hydrolase yields the protein MKITWPGHACFLLEGSRSVLIDPFVPSGPIRAVPDIVAVTHGHADHLGEAVRFGKPTVAMNEIAKYLRDRGVPAEPMNIGGTIEVEGVSFTMTPALHSSWLEEAGGGYYGGVAAGFVVRMDGVNVYHAGDTGLFSDMKLVHDLYRPDVALLPVGGRYTMGPQEAMMAAEFVGAPTVIPMHYNSFPAIEQDLTGFKAAIERTTDMKVVILEPGGSVEVGEERGY from the coding sequence ATGAAGATCACATGGCCTGGTCATGCCTGCTTCCTCCTTGAGGGCAGCAGGAGCGTACTGATCGATCCGTTCGTGCCGTCCGGCCCTATCAGGGCCGTACCTGACATCGTGGCAGTAACCCACGGACATGCCGATCACCTCGGCGAAGCCGTGCGCTTCGGAAAACCGACCGTGGCAATGAACGAGATCGCGAAGTACCTGCGGGACCGGGGCGTGCCCGCAGAACCGATGAACATCGGCGGCACGATCGAGGTGGAGGGCGTCTCTTTCACGATGACCCCGGCGCTGCACTCCTCCTGGCTGGAGGAAGCGGGCGGCGGCTATTACGGTGGAGTGGCCGCGGGTTTCGTTGTCAGGATGGACGGTGTCAATGTCTACCACGCGGGGGACACCGGCCTCTTCTCTGACATGAAACTCGTTCACGACCTCTACCGCCCCGACGTCGCCCTCCTCCCTGTTGGGGGACGGTACACAATGGGGCCACAGGAAGCGATGATGGCCGCGGAGTTTGTCGGTGCGCCGACGGTCATCCCGATGCACTACAACTCCTTCCCTGCGATCGAGCAGGACCTCACCGGCTTCAAGGCGGCAATCGAGCGGACGACCGATATGAAGGTTGTCATTCTCGAACCGGGCGGAAGCGTCGAGGTGGGGGAGGAGAGAGGATACTGA
- a CDS encoding class I SAM-dependent methyltransferase: protein MTGYDFDGRKYLKASKPQKEWGTKLIESIDFRDDDVVLDLGCGDGFLTRMIKERIGQGRVIGIDASDGMIAKAREYETPGLEFKLQDIDDLDYRETFSVIISNAALHWVKDHDKLLKNCYAALKEGGILRFNFAGDGNCSHFITVVREAMRQDEFCHYFRNFEWPWYMPGTKEYERIGSAALYSEFRVWDENADRYFRDEDEMIRWIDQPSLVPFLQYIPDADVREDFRAEMIGRMIERTEGEDGRCFETFRRINVFARK from the coding sequence ATGACGGGATATGATTTTGATGGCCGCAAATATCTGAAAGCCTCGAAGCCTCAGAAAGAATGGGGAACAAAACTGATCGAATCCATCGACTTCAGAGATGATGATGTCGTCCTCGACCTGGGATGCGGCGATGGTTTCCTGACGCGAATGATCAAAGAGCGCATCGGGCAGGGGCGAGTGATAGGCATCGATGCATCCGACGGCATGATCGCAAAAGCCCGCGAGTATGAAACGCCAGGTCTTGAATTCAAACTTCAGGATATCGATGATCTCGACTATAGGGAGACTTTTTCGGTCATCATATCCAACGCCGCGTTACACTGGGTGAAGGATCATGATAAACTGTTGAAAAACTGCTATGCCGCCCTCAAAGAAGGTGGAATACTCAGATTTAATTTTGCAGGGGATGGGAACTGTTCTCATTTCATCACCGTCGTCAGGGAGGCGATGCGGCAGGATGAATTCTGTCATTATTTCAGGAATTTCGAGTGGCCCTGGTATATGCCGGGTACGAAGGAGTATGAGCGTATCGGTTCTGCCGCGTTATATTCTGAGTTCAGGGTCTGGGACGAAAACGCAGACCGATATTTCCGCGATGAAGATGAGATGATACGCTGGATCGATCAGCCGTCACTGGTGCCTTTTTTGCAGTACATCCCTGATGCCGATGTCAGGGAAGATTTCAGGGCAGAGATGATCGGAAGGATGATCGAACGGACAGAGGGCGAAGACGGCAGGTGTTTTGAGACGTTCAGACGGATCAATGTTTTTGCACGGAAATAA
- a CDS encoding bifunctional 5,6,7,8-tetrahydromethanopterin hydro-lyase/3-hexulose-6-phosphate synthase: MYLIGEALVGTGAELAHIDLVMGDKQGPVGMAFANSISQLSAGHTPLLAVIRPNLLTKPVTLIIPKVTLKTGEQVKEIFGPAQAAVAKAVADSVEEGVFEGIDLDETVILASVFIAPEAKDYNKIYRSNYGATKLAIRRALQKFPDTETLLFEKDRAAHAVMGFKVQRLWNPPYLQVAMDLVDMKRVEAVLTAVPENDHVVFEAGTPLIKQFGLNVLGEIRKIRPTAFIIADLKTLDTGNLEARMASDAGADAVVISGLAPNATIEKAIEETKKTGIYSVIDMLNVKDPVALIASLKVKPDIVELHRAIDTEGQEYSWGNIPEIKKAAGGKLLVATAGGVRAEVVPKAIASGADILVVGRAITASKDIRRATEEVLSRMNSEEIDQFRVMTDF, translated from the coding sequence ATGTATCTTATAGGTGAAGCTCTTGTAGGAACCGGCGCGGAACTCGCGCACATCGACCTTGTCATGGGGGACAAGCAGGGTCCGGTCGGGATGGCCTTTGCGAACAGCATTTCTCAGCTTTCCGCAGGCCACACCCCGCTCCTTGCGGTCATCCGCCCGAACCTTCTCACCAAGCCCGTCACCCTCATCATCCCGAAGGTGACCCTGAAGACGGGCGAACAGGTGAAAGAGATCTTCGGTCCGGCCCAGGCCGCCGTCGCGAAGGCTGTCGCCGACTCTGTTGAGGAGGGTGTCTTCGAGGGTATCGACCTCGATGAGACTGTCATCCTTGCGTCGGTCTTCATTGCGCCCGAGGCAAAGGACTACAACAAGATCTACCGCTCCAACTACGGCGCAACCAAGCTTGCGATCCGCCGCGCTCTCCAGAAGTTCCCTGACACCGAGACCCTTCTCTTCGAGAAGGACCGGGCCGCCCACGCGGTTATGGGCTTCAAGGTGCAGCGCCTCTGGAACCCGCCGTACCTCCAGGTCGCTATGGACCTCGTGGACATGAAGAGGGTCGAAGCCGTGCTCACTGCCGTCCCTGAAAACGACCATGTGGTCTTCGAGGCAGGCACGCCTCTGATCAAGCAGTTCGGCCTCAATGTTCTCGGCGAGATCAGGAAGATCCGCCCGACTGCGTTCATCATCGCCGACCTCAAGACTCTCGACACCGGCAACCTCGAAGCACGGATGGCCTCGGACGCCGGTGCCGACGCCGTCGTCATCTCCGGTCTCGCACCGAACGCCACCATCGAGAAGGCGATCGAGGAGACGAAGAAGACCGGTATCTACTCGGTCATCGACATGCTCAATGTCAAGGACCCGGTCGCCCTCATCGCCTCCCTGAAGGTCAAGCCCGACATCGTGGAACTCCACCGCGCTATCGACACCGAGGGGCAGGAATACTCCTGGGGCAACATCCCGGAGATCAAGAAGGCAGCGGGCGGCAAGCTCCTTGTCGCAACCGCCGGCGGGGTCAGGGCGGAAGTCGTGCCGAAGGCGATTGCATCGGGCGCAGACATCCTTGTCGTCGGCCGTGCAATCACCGCAAGCAAGGACATCCGCCGCGCTACCGAGGAGGTCCTCAGCAGGATGAACTCCGAGGAGATCGACCAGTTCCGCGTGATGACCGATTTCTAA
- a CDS encoding AMP-binding protein, which produces MATGSYACGHSAMSLMGETIGAMLNRIATQYPDNEALVSVHQNIRWTYREFLLQVNSLARGLMALGVGRGDRVAIWAMNYAEWTMTQFATAKIGAILVNINPDYRVFELEYALKQAEVSTLIVQGRFKTSDYVGMVYEACPEAIEARPGRVSSEKFPFLRNIIFMGDIPYNGMFSWDEVLQKGEAISPDELEEREETLNFDDAINIQYTSGTTGFPKGVVLTHHGVMNNGYIIGEGMKFTEKDRLCIPVPFYHCFGMVLSNMASVTHGTTMVIPAPVFNAEAVLKTIQNERCTAVHGVPTMFIAELSHPDFRKYDYSTLRTGIMAGSPCPIEVMKQVNSLMNMRDIVIVYGQTELSPGITMTTVNDPLERRVTTVGRPFPHTEIKIIDPNTKRIVPYGEIGEICARGYMAMKCYYNNPSATRATLDQNGWLHTGDLGVMDEEGYVKMSGRLKEMVIRGGENIYPREIEEFLHHHPKIADAYVIGVPDEKYGEELMAWVKPKNGQALTKEEIVEFCTGQIARFKIPRYYKFVDSFPMSVTGKIQKFKMREMAIPELGLEGASKIQTA; this is translated from the coding sequence ATGGCTACGGGCAGTTATGCATGCGGACACTCGGCGATGTCGCTGATGGGGGAGACCATCGGCGCCATGCTGAACCGGATTGCTACCCAGTACCCGGACAACGAAGCCCTGGTATCGGTGCACCAGAACATCCGCTGGACATACAGGGAGTTCCTTCTTCAGGTAAACTCTCTTGCACGTGGTCTTATGGCGCTCGGCGTCGGGCGCGGGGACAGGGTTGCGATCTGGGCGATGAACTACGCGGAGTGGACGATGACCCAGTTCGCGACTGCAAAGATCGGCGCCATCCTGGTGAACATCAACCCCGACTACCGTGTCTTCGAACTCGAATACGCGCTGAAACAGGCCGAGGTCTCGACCCTCATTGTGCAGGGGCGTTTCAAGACCTCCGACTATGTCGGCATGGTCTACGAGGCCTGCCCCGAGGCGATCGAGGCGCGGCCCGGCAGAGTTTCCTCGGAGAAGTTCCCCTTCCTCCGAAACATCATCTTCATGGGCGACATCCCGTACAACGGCATGTTCTCCTGGGACGAGGTGCTCCAGAAGGGGGAGGCGATCAGCCCCGACGAACTGGAGGAACGCGAGGAGACCCTCAACTTCGACGACGCCATCAACATCCAGTACACGAGCGGGACGACCGGTTTCCCGAAGGGCGTCGTCCTCACCCACCACGGCGTCATGAACAATGGCTACATCATCGGCGAGGGGATGAAGTTCACCGAGAAGGACCGCCTCTGCATCCCCGTGCCCTTCTACCACTGCTTCGGCATGGTCCTCTCGAACATGGCCTCGGTCACCCACGGCACGACGATGGTCATCCCGGCCCCGGTCTTCAATGCCGAGGCTGTCCTGAAGACGATCCAGAACGAGCGGTGCACCGCCGTCCACGGCGTGCCGACGATGTTCATCGCCGAACTTTCCCACCCGGACTTTAGAAAATACGATTATTCCACCCTTCGCACCGGGATCATGGCCGGTTCCCCCTGCCCGATCGAGGTGATGAAGCAGGTCAACAGTCTCATGAATATGCGGGATATCGTCATCGTCTACGGGCAGACCGAACTCTCGCCCGGCATCACCATGACGACGGTGAACGACCCCCTGGAGCGCAGGGTCACGACTGTCGGCAGGCCATTCCCGCACACCGAGATCAAGATCATCGACCCGAACACAAAGAGGATCGTCCCCTACGGCGAGATCGGCGAAATATGCGCCCGCGGTTATATGGCGATGAAGTGCTACTACAACAATCCCTCGGCCACCCGCGCAACCCTGGACCAGAACGGCTGGCTCCACACCGGCGACCTCGGCGTGATGGACGAGGAGGGGTACGTGAAGATGTCCGGGCGCCTGAAGGAGATGGTGATCCGGGGCGGCGAGAACATCTACCCACGGGAGATCGAGGAGTTCCTCCACCACCACCCAAAGATTGCCGACGCATATGTGATTGGCGTGCCCGACGAGAAGTACGGCGAGGAACTGATGGCCTGGGTAAAGCCGAAGAACGGGCAGGCCCTCACGAAGGAGGAGATCGTCGAGTTCTGCACCGGCCAGATCGCCCGCTTCAAGATCCCGCGGTACTACAAGTTCGTGGACAGTTTCCCGATGTCGGTCACGGGAAAGATCCAGAAGTTCAAGATGCGCGAGATGGCGATCCCCGAACTCGGCCTCGAAGGGGCCTCGAAGATCCAGACCGCCTGA
- a CDS encoding molybdenum cofactor biosynthesis protein MoaE, whose translation MVGITRSEIDTSAPMRASSAALAGSVVTYVGRVRAEEGATGLSIEADIEQATKSLESIREEAVRRFGLSCADVVHRIGEVTVGDVILLVAAGAPERDAAFEACTYIVEAVKEQNIIKKRALLAA comes from the coding sequence ATGGTCGGGATCACACGCAGCGAGATCGACACCAGTGCACCGATGAGGGCATCGAGCGCTGCTCTGGCAGGCTCGGTCGTCACCTATGTCGGCCGGGTGCGGGCCGAGGAGGGCGCCACCGGGCTTTCGATCGAGGCGGATATCGAGCAGGCGACGAAGAGCCTGGAATCGATCCGGGAAGAGGCGGTCAGGCGTTTCGGGCTGAGTTGTGCAGATGTCGTGCATAGGATCGGCGAGGTCACTGTCGGTGACGTGATCCTCCTGGTGGCCGCGGGCGCACCGGAGAGAGACGCGGCCTTTGAGGCGTGCACGTACATCGTCGAGGCGGTGAAAGAACAAAATATCATCAAAAAAAGGGCACTGCTCGCAGCCTGA